GTGCGATCGTAGGTTTCGATATGGTGGTCGCGCTCGATGCTGGAGCTTCTAGCAATCATGCAGGCCAGTTTCTTGACCAGCTGTCAGTTTTGGGAATCCCCGACCCAAATTACATCGTATTGACCCACTGGCATTGGGATCATGTTTTCGGTGCGGATAGGATTGGAGGGCAGATTGTTGCACACCATAAAACCGCCAGGATTTTGACTGAACTATCCAAGCGAGATTGGAGTGATGCCGGGCTTAAGCAACAGATTGCAGACGGGCTCGAAACGAAAGAAGGAGCTATGAATATTGAGATTGAGCTCCCTTCTCCCCGTGATGTGAGAATTGCTCAAGCCAGCGTAATATTTCAAGATTCACTGGTACTGAGACTTGGCAATGTCTCATGCCAGATAAGGCATGTAGGAGGCGATCACGCAGAAGACTCCTCAGTAATATTTGTCGAACCTGATCGAGTGCTATTTTTGGGCGACTGCCTTTCCAGCTTTTTCTACTCTCCAAAGCCATACTACACAGTTAGACGATTGGCGCTATTGCTCGAAACTCTAGAAGAATTCGATGCCGACCTCTACATCGAAGGACAC
This genomic stretch from Opitutales bacterium harbors:
- a CDS encoding MBL fold metallo-hydrolase codes for the protein MPPAKPDRPSLCAIVGFDMVVALDAGASSNHAGQFLDQLSVLGIPDPNYIVLTHWHWDHVFGADRIGGQIVAHHKTARILTELSKRDWSDAGLKQQIADGLETKEGAMNIEIELPSPRDVRIAQASVIFQDSLVLRLGNVSCQIRHVGGDHAEDSSVIFVEPDRVLFLGDCLSSFFYSPKPYYTVRRLALLLETLEEFDADLYIEGHNSKAQTKAEFSEDVSKMHLALSVIEETGPDEEKAFERAKLVTGKSPDEDTSYYLRALINGFAEQDCGHHSDSSAASIVTS